The Pararge aegeria chromosome 8, ilParAegt1.1, whole genome shotgun sequence genome window below encodes:
- the LOC120625908 gene encoding endocuticle structural glycoprotein ABD-4-like, whose translation MRVIILLAVVAIVASAPQKPADQVIAILKQEFDQQADGSYVYSYETENGIKADETGTLKKASGPDSNDVIVAQGAFSYTAPDGTVISLNYVADDENGFKPEGAHLPTPPPIPPAIQKALDYLATLPPPPPSRS comes from the exons ATG AGAGTCATAATTCTCCTTGCCGTGGTAGCGATAGTGGCTTCAGCGCCTCAGAAGCCTGCAGATCAAGTTATTGCAATTCTCAAACAAGAGTTTGATCAGCAAGCCGACGGATCGTACGTCTACAG ctACGAAACGGAAAACGGTATTAAAGCAGATGAAACCGGTACCCTGAAGAAGGCTAGTGGTCCAGACAGCAATGACGTAATAGTAGCTCAGGGTGCATTCAGTTACACGGCGCCAGATGGTACTGTTATCAGTCTTAACTATGTCGCTGATGATGAAAATGGATTCAAACCGGAG GGTGCACATTTACCTACACCTCCCCCGATACCGCCAGCAATCCAAAAGGCACTCGATTATCTAGCGACTCTACCTCCACCGCCACCTTCGAGGAGTTAG
- the LOC120625770 gene encoding endocuticle structural glycoprotein SgAbd-1-like: MLIIGKLLLLIIAVTGTLSEPQRDLSEQDNISEEVSRAYKNYNHPPLFEVLDGADSGEIEVRKVRDATENSGDLVTRIPVTVNSPEPIQRGNITPNGTFVKVKRRKQPKQQPSTENKGIPGAIPIEKRVVPESTQSGTERTVTTSPVPRTVVPKTFTKRPPEYNPIFKKIRQRDPVVKIVDETNFVFSHSGNFHYSYEGGDGTKVSSEGELKSFDDDRTGEAVIGSVFYKDDEGNDVSLSYTADENGYRAYGAHLPTPPPIPPAIARALKYLATATTPEPVTKPTIKKN, translated from the exons ATGCTCATTATAGGAAagcttttacttttaataattgcAGTCACTGGTACGTTAAGTGAACCACAACGTGACTTAAGTGAACAAGACAACATCTCTGAAGAAGTGAGTAGAGCTTACAAGAATTATAACCATCCTCCCCTATTCGAAGTTTTGGACGGAGCTGATTCAGGAGAAATTGAAGTTAGAAAGGTACGTGATGCTACGGAAAATTCTGGTGATCTTGTAACTAGAATACCTGTAACGGTTAATAGCCCGGAACCCATACAACGTGGCAACATTACACCAAATGGTACTTTTGTAAAAGTAAAGAGGCGTAAGCAACCAAAACAGCAACCGTCTACGGAAAACAAAGGAATACCTGGAGCGATTCCTATCGAAAAAAGAGTTGTACCTGAAAGTACACAATCAGGAACAGAGAGAACGGTAACCACGTCACCAGTTCCTAGAACTGTAGTGCCAAAAACATTTACGAAACGTCCACCTGAATATAACCCAATATTCAAGAAGATAAGACAACGTGATCCTGTAGTTAAAATAGTAGATGAGACCAACTTTGTATTTTCACATAGCGGAAACTTCCATTACag CTATGAAGGCGGCGATGGTACTAAGGTTTCAAGTGAAGGCGAACTGAAGTCGTTTGACGATGACAGAACTGGCGAAGCTGTTATTGGGAGTGTCTTCTATAAA GATGATGAGGGAAACGATGTCAGCCTATCATACACTGCAGATGAAAATGGATATAGGGCTTATGGCGCACATCTTCCAACTCCACCCCCTATTCCGCCGGCAATAGCCCGTGCCCTGAAATACCTTGCCACGGCGACAACACCGGAGCCTGTTACAAAGCCAACGATAAAGAAAAATTAG
- the LOC120626002 gene encoding flocculation protein FLO11-like has product MFSKSIVIILGCVISGILAAPAEVPPEKLQPTVIPIVAQSDELEANGTYKFSYETGNGIIREETAYEKVLPSARDASSSEGGEDDEGDSNEIHVQRGSYSYTAPDGTVISVSYIADENGFQPIGDHLPRSPVLALNSNSAEKLGRSLKIADSSESASATAKVVKKPTESANQNTKENSGPVPTNFEDKQDESKPRSASISEVEDAKTESISASTTEENTLNSVSSSATEQNEPTSLPIEVAPEAEDKLGVSNTEPAAEAKSAVLDEQSMTEAQVITAGTTESSEDKINVDVSTEAASTAASAQSTTESEQGSTALTYQASTSTPESSTSSEVSEQTSSTSAPESTSSSEVVGQSTSTEAANQSPTEETGLSSAHTTESSTTEQPTTPIAA; this is encoded by the exons atgttttcaaaaagtattgtaattattttgggTTGCGTCATTTCAGGAATACTGGCCGCGCCAGCCGAAGTCCCTCCGGAAAAATTGCAACCCACTGTTATTCCGATAGTGGCACAATCAGATGAGCTGGAAGCCAATGGAACTTACAAATTCAG ttatgaGACTGGCAACGGCATCATTCGTGAAGAGACTGCATATGAAAAAGTCTTACCCAGTGCACGTGATGCAAGTAGCAGTGAAGGGGGTGAAGATGATGAGGGTGACAGCAATGAGATTCATGTTCAACGCGGTTCTTACTCCTACACAGCCCCCGATGGAACTGTTATTAGTGTGAG CTACATTGCTGATGAAAATGGATTCCAACCAATTGGTGATCACCTGCCAAGATCTCCAGTACTGGCATTAAATTCTAATTCTGCTGAGAAATTAGGCCGTTCACTAAAAATAGCAGACAGTTCTGAATCAGCATCAGCTACAGCTAAAGTTGTCAAAAAACCTACTGAGTCTGCTAATCAGAATACCAAAGAAAATTCTGGTCCTGTTCCAACTAATTTTGAAGATAAACAAGATGAATCCAAACCAAGATCTGCATCCATTTCCGAAGTTGAAGATGCTAAGACCGAATCTATTTCTGCGTCAACAACAGAAGAGAATACGTTAAATTCTGTCTCAAGTTCTGCTACCGAGCAAAACGAGCCTACGTCTTTACCTATCGAGGTTGCTCCAGAGGCTGAAGATAAATTGGGTGTTTCAAATACCGAACCAGCAGCGGAAGCTAAATCAGCGGTGCTAGATGAGCAATCCATGACCGAAGCACAGGTTATTACTGCAGGCACAACTGAAAGTagtgaagataaaataaatgtagatGTGAGTACTGAAGCAGCTTCAACAGCAGCGTCTGCTCAGTCAACGACTGAATCCGAACAGGGTTCTACCGCTTTAACATATCAAGCTTCTACTTCTACACCAGAATCTTCAACTTCTAGTGAAGTATCTGAACAGACATCTTCTACTTCAGCTCCTGAGTCAACGAGTTCGAGTGAAGTCGTCGGACAGTCAACATCTACGGAAGCTGCTAATCAATCTCCTACGGAAGAAACCGGACTATCTTCAGCACATACCACTGAATCTTCTACAACTGAACAGCCAACCACTCCAatcgcagcttag